taatgatgtgatcccgttatcaagtgacaacacttgcctatggctagaaaACCCTAACCAttcttgatcaacaagctagtcaactagatgctcactagggacattgttttgtctatatatccacacatgcatttatgtttccattcagtataattgtagcatggataacaaacgattatcttgaaacaggaaatacaataataactattttattattgcctctagggcatatttccaacagatatcgGATATGCAATCTTTGCTCGAGGGGCATTATGGGTGGCTCATGCCTCCTATCCTTGATGGTGGTGGCGGATCTACACAAACACACGGAGAGGGTATCAGGACAGAGAGTGTGCGATTGGGAGGTGATTCCTCTTTGGCAGATCATGGGTTAAGTACGATGAAAAGAAGATAGGGTGCCATGGCAAACGTGAGGTGTGTGTTaaccaattttttttttaaaagagcTCGAACGAGAAATGTTCCGCTACGACGAAAACCAGACGGGAAGGGGAAGGTCCGGTAGAAAAAGGTAAGGTTGCATCGTGGGATGGCAAGCTTGTTGGGCGCCCATTTGATATCCAAGCACGCCCGAACGTATGAGGAAGAAGtgacttttcagaatgatttgtttGATTCATTTATGAGACAAGTCGTTCGACACTCAGGTGCCCCTGCACCCTCTATGGAGAGTaaatttaaataaataaataaataaattctgAAACTTTGAAACATCTAACAAACATGATTAAACATTCGACGTTCTTGCAATTTTTCAGCCTCAAATAACATTCAAGGAGACCTCACCTAAAAATATCAATGGTCAAAGTTTATGTGCACTTTTACGTAGTAATTGTTTTTATGAGGGCTCCTCGAATGTTATTTGTGGCTGAAAATTTGCAAGAACATGAAAAGTTTGCTCACTTTTGATCCCCTAAAGTTTCTATTTCTTTTTGAACTTACTGTTTATGAGGGTGTAGGGGCATCCAGGAGTTGTCATACATttctctttatttattttattttagactAAAGCAAGCCATGGGCGTTCTACTAGTCACTTTAAGTTGTGACCTTGAACTTATAATTTCTCTCTTGCAACACATGCCTAATACAGTAGATATTAATTTGTGATGAACTTGATCTCGTATTACTTGATCATTTCTAGAAACTTATCCAAGTGACTTACCAATACATATGAATAGCATTTATCTGCCACGCCTTCTAAAAACAATAATAtactccctttgttcctaaatataagacattttagagattgcactataaactatatacgaatgtacatagacatattttagagtatagattcacttattttgctccgtatgtagtctcctagtaaaaTCCCTAAAAGattttatattttggaacggaggtagtacacaatctatacctaataataaaacggctattgcttccgccggaaaacccaccacggtatttttataaaaaagcccccgtaatttttgttattcaacccgcgctccatcatttatctgcaacgcaaaaggaaaaacgattcgctgcaaaaattatacccgtacgcatcgcctcctcccgtcgaccctgggccaccctggcatgtgctcaggccgccgccacaccactcgccgcagcgtccgacctcaaccgccatcgctgccgatctcaacccacccgcctccgcggatgtacctctccccgctcactgcccccgttgcggcgctcgagcgcatcgcgtcgaccctggtccaccctggcctgtgcccaggccgctgccacaccactcgccgccgcggccgacctcaaccaccactgttgttgatctcaacccacctgcctccgcggtcgtatctctgtccgcttgctgcccccgtttcggcgctcgagcacagcttctggatcaaatcaacgcgacagctacaacgacttgggatgatgcgtctgctcgatgcagaacggcggcggcgcgcggataaggcgcggcggagcgaagtacttgcagttggaggcgggcctccatgcctcacacggggaactccgaggttatggtgcggcaacgacgactccttatggccagatagaggcgcctaaccctcatcgtatcccctcctccggcaggaactcatcatctggtgagatcccctccccatgcctccaaccgtgtgccaagcaccggcaagaaattttgttttgtggaaatttgtttgctgatgaacgaatgtattgaatgtaagattgcattgttgtagagagagaatggaacaccacctttagtttgtcatctgatcccacattctctaccccatgagtgaaataagataacagtcaatcgatcaattcacgtagcctgtttgttttgctttgcttgtcccgttcAATttttcatcatggtggaattaacaatgaacgggttgatttctcaacaaaataggataggactgactacattagttagttagcttattattttaataaatcaaaatgattacaaAAGATTAAAAGCatgtggtattttttctcccgttgcaacgcacgggcccttttgctagtatgaaCCAAACAAGGCAGCAGAATGAATATCAATAAATCAGGCACCACACCATCACGCCTCAAATGGCGCCTTTATCTTAACCTTGAAGTTTTGCTGGGGCCCGTGTGCAAAGAGCAGTGTTACTCAATGATTGGAACCGATCAGCACGTCACAGGAACACTTTTTCTTTAACGGATTACTACCAAACTGCGTCAGTTGCTATAATATTACTATCGCACGAAGACTGATGCCGATGGAGACACGACACGTTCGATGGGAGTGTTTACGACAAACTCCTTCAAGGCATACGCACACCGGAAAGATTAATCCCTGATCTCCCATCTGCCGACACGTTTGGCAACTTAACTATAGACGGAATCATGGGCACCATCCAGATTGCAAGTGACGGGGAAGAATTTTTAGCATCGATCCCTTTCAGCGCATTCTCTAATACAGTAGTACCGACGAGCGCGTTGGTGCGCGATTTGAGAACGAACGAGTGTGCGTCTCGTCTATCTCTTCTTTTATTATTGCACAAGACCGACTACAAGCGATGCAGGTAAAGTGCACTCCTCGTACTAATCCTTTTTTAAGGGAACACAGTAAGAGTTACTCGTACTACTAATCTTGCGGTAATAAAGCTCAAAAATGCAAAATGGTGGCCGAATCGCTTTGACTTTGCCGTCCACCCGAACGCGAGACAACACGGCTCCGGTCCAAAGCACAGGCGTCGCCGAACGTCAACCACACGTGCATGCAGAAGCGGACGATACGTCGAAGGCGATACGCTGCGCTGCGGCCGTAGTCAATCAGTCAGTAGCGGCCTGTTCGACGTGCGTGTAGAATAGACGCGATACCTACGATTCGCGCTACGAACCAGATCCGCGAGACTGCAACCGCTATGGACGCTCTGCAGGTGCACTCCACACGGGCAGCAAGGTTTCattttaaataattaattaattaactgatGAGGGAAATAAAGGAACAGCCGTCTCGGTCGCCACCATCCTCATGAACCGACACGCGGGCCCCACGCAACTGACCCAAGCACGGCTCATTCCCGCCCCCGCACGTGCGCGGGCAGCCTTATCTTTCGTCCACCCCGGGATCCTCTGCGACCAACGACGTAAGTATAGCAGATGCTCCTCCCTGTTGCTCAGAATCGGACTGGAGATTTATTTTTTGTTCCAGCAGTTGATAGGCAACCGCAGAAGATCCGACGGCAACCGCTGCCCAGCTGTAGCGATGGCAGCCTCGTGAATAACCGCAAGCTACGTGCCCAGTCTCGGCACCCGAAAACCCACACGCCGTTAAGCCAGCCTCCCGCCGGCGCCTCCTTTATTACACACTCCGGCAGCGACGCTGTGAGTTCGTAGTATTCGCTGGTAACGCACCCCACATTTCACTCCCCAAGAAACGcgaggcagagagagagagagagcaaccgCACGCACGGAGggagatgaaggcggagaaggCAGCGGTGGCCGCGGCCGTCGGCGGAGGAGGCGACGAGTGGCGGTGCCGGAAGCACCCCGCGGCGAGATCCGGCGGCGGGGTGTGCCCGTACTGCCTCCGCGACCGGCTGCTGCGCCTCTGCCCCAACTGCGCGCGCGTGCGGCCCTGCCCCTGCACCTGCGcctccccgtcctcctcctcctcggcgtcCGGCGACGCCGTGGGCCGGGTGCACAGCCTCATCGAGCGGGAGCACCGGGTGGCGCGCTCGCGGTCCGTCGCCGCGTCCTCCTCCGCCGCGATGGCCTccgtcgccaccgccgcctccgggAGGCGAAAGGCGAGGGTCTGGGGGTGGACGCCGTTCTGGAAGTCCTCTGCCAAGGACGGAtgcgccgcgccggaggaggacgaggaggaggagagactgGGGCTGGCGAGGTCCAGCTCGGTCTCCGCGACGGCCGTGGAGGCCAAGGCGGTGGCGGCCAAGGCGGCGGCGACCAAGGCGCGCTGGGGCTGGCACTTCCCCAGCCCGATGAAGGCGTTCCGGCAGCACCGGAGGTCGTCGGCGAGCATGCCGGAGCGGGGGTGAGATTCCTCGCCAccagtggggtggggtgggggatcCGTCTGCTGCTTTTAGGAAGGTGGTTATAATATTAATCAATTAACTATATGGAATGGAGGTTCTTCTTTTTCACTTTTGTGGCTCGCGTGCTAATGTTATGCTATGATGATGATTAAGCTAGACTAAAACCAAAAGCCTGTGATTTTGGGCGCCTGAATGCACTCGATTACTCTTTGGGCGGTGGTGTTTCCCCCTTGCTTTTGCTGTCCCTTGCTCATGTGTCTGTACACTTAATACTACCATCAAATTGGGCGTTTTAAGCTCCCCGATTTGATCTGCGCTAGTAGCACTTTCCTTCCACTACCATCCATGAATCTGCAATTTCATTGCATTGCATCCTTGATTGCTTTTTGGGTATTCATCAGGATTAAAGTTAGAAACCCGAGGCCTGTGAGACAGATGGTACTGCCAGCACAACATCGACCAGCAGTTAAGCACGGTAGCGTGGTGAAAAGAACCAGTCCGGCGGTGTTCATTGCCCCATTTATCTAGAGCTTTTGATGTTATGTATGGAGTGGGGGGTACGTGAGGGGATGGCAGCTTGTGTGTCGTGCACACCCGTCTAGTCGTGCTGCCTTGGGCGGAGCAGGTTCAGGACAAGGAACAGTCTCGACCGCCGTGTCCTCGTCTCGCCGACATGTGGGCCCGCGCAGCACACGCGCGCCTAGGAGTACGTCGCAAGCAGTGAAGGAGAGGACCCTTCGCCCTACTACTGCCTGGTCTAGCGCCTCTGCCGATAATGCACTGACACTGCCGCCCGCTGCCTCGGCGGCAAACGCAGCGCATCGTGCAGCGAGCTCTCCCCCTACTACCCTTCTTCACATCGTGGTCTACTGGTTCACCGCGGGCCGACGTTTCAAGTTTCAACTCCCCTCGAAATCATTTCGAGCTCAGCTCACTATTTGCACCGATGAGGTAATCATTGCCCAACAGCTCAAGCTTTGTTCGTGGAATCTTTCGGAGAAGGTGGCGCCTCTTCCGAAAGGAAAAATGCCCCGCTTCATCGCTGCCGCCAGTAGCGCTGCAGTATCTGAGCTGTTCACCGGCCAAAAACAagtcattatatatatataaatatatacagTATAATAACTGCTGTAGAGATAAAAGGTGGTAATAGGATTCAGCGGGTCATTATCTGAGCTGTGCACCAATCTTTTGCCGAAAAACTGTTGAGCAATCAGTAGGTTGCGAGTGAGAGTGGCACATTCGTCGCAAGCGTCCGGGACGCGAACCCTCTGGTGGATCGACGCGGCCGGTGGACGCCGCGGTAGGCGCCACGTCCTCGTCATCTCGAGCTGCGACGGGAGCGCGTCGATGGCGACGAGCCTTCCCCCCTGTGCGCCCCCGTTGGACGCTTGCGAGCGAGCTGCGTCGCCGGCTGGCCGCTGTGGCGTTTTTATTTTTTGACGAAGGTAATTTTTTCACCTCATCACTGTCCGAAAGTTTCGCCAATGCAGAGCCGAGCACTATTGCCTGGCTGGCCTCCTGGAAACATAATCTTGTCGTGTGTGCAAAACGTGAAGGCAGTACAAACCCCTAGCGAGCATGTCTACGGACTACTGTTGTACGCAGACGCGTCGAGCGAGCGACCATGGCTGACCGCAGCCGTTGTCTGGTCCTGGATCGCTGCCTCAAAGCGAAACGAAGAGAAATGGACCGATGCAGCTTTTGTTTCCACGAGCGAGTACATGGCAATCGGTCTTTCATCTTATCAGACAACTCGTCCGTCCAACCGAGGGgagcaaaaaagaaaaaggcaGGGACAACTCATAGCCTCGCTCGAGTTTTCGAAAAAAGAGATATAGCCTCGCTCGTCAAGGCTGCGGTACGGCAAAAGCCCACGCCGTTGTTCGATTCCATCGTCCGTCCGTTTCCACTCGATATCGAGGCCCTACGACGAACAGCGGGCCAGGTAGAGCGCAGTCCATGTTCCAGAGTATAATGAGAAAAACGGTGACGCCCTTTTTTTTGTTATAAATAGTACAAGTGCAGCTCACCTGTCCACTGTGGGCGATTATCTCAGCTGAGACTTTACAGGTCAAAGCAGTGGGGTTCATGAGTAGAACAAGGGCTGGAAAGATCAGTGATTTACTCACCGGGTGTCTCGGTAAAAGAAAGGTCCTATGGCGTTCATGAGAACAAGGGCTGAAAAGACTAGTGATTTACTTACTGGTAAAAAAAAAA
This genomic stretch from Hordeum vulgare subsp. vulgare chromosome 6H, MorexV3_pseudomolecules_assembly, whole genome shotgun sequence harbors:
- the LOC123402183 gene encoding uncharacterized protein LOC123402183, producing MKAEKAAVAAAVGGGGDEWRCRKHPAARSGGGVCPYCLRDRLLRLCPNCARVRPCPCTCASPSSSSSASGDAVGRVHSLIEREHRVARSRSVAASSSAAMASVATAASGRRKARVWGWTPFWKSSAKDGCAAPEEDEEEERLGLARSSSVSATAVEAKAVAAKAAATKARWGWHFPSPMKAFRQHRRSSASMPERG